The genome window aaaaaaaatagagagaaaaacaaatgcTACGTAAAGAGTTGAATATACAGGCAGATGATCCAATAGCCTTCTATTTTGGACAATGTGATGATGTAATTATACAAGCAGATGAATATACAGCACAAGCAAGAGCAAGTTACAATCATAGCCCTTTCGAAACAAAAGCACCGTCGCCAGGGTGAAAGTAAATTATTGGGGGAGTTCAAATCTGATACAGTATAGATTAAGAACCTGCTGCCACGCAAGGAGATGAGCCTTGCCTCAGTTTCACACAAGCTGCACTACAGCAGCCACTCGCAAGGCCCCATTTTGGAGAAGATCCACGAGCTCATCAAAAAGTAGAGCTGTGCGCCAGCCCCATCCTTTGGGGGCTTTGGGCAGAAGAGTTCCCCTCTGTTTGAAGCTTCCAAACACCATCACTTCTCTCTTCGATGGACAAATCAACTGAAAACGTACCAATACGAGGCGTAGGTTAGGAAAAAAATGCACCAAAGTTATGCATGTAACTGTTAGCAATAGACATTTGTCTATGATCAACCGTAAATATTACCTGATAGCGAGCTGTAACCTTTTCACGTGAATCTACAAACATATGGACCTGAAAGCAAGAAGGATAACAAGCGAGAGGTTCCTATTAGGTGAATATATAGAGGAATATTATAATAGACTGCCACATGCTTTGCCGTGTCAAAGTAAGACTGACCTTTCTAAGGGAATCTAGCTCTGCCTTCCGACGATGAAGAAACAATCCTAAAATGATACCCAGTATGAGTTGTTttaaataaaggaaaaataatTGTTTTCCCTCATATTGCAAGCAGTAATTTGAATCAACACATAGCTTTCCATAAACCAAAATATTACCAAGAGTCCGACGTCCTTGAGGATCTTCATCATTGAAAGCCTGAACACTAACCTAGAGATTCAAACAAAATTATCACAGTTATATTGAAAGTCCAGTAACTCACATAAAActaaagaaaaggagagaaccATCCCGGAAGGTAGAGATTTTAATTGATATGAAAAGAGCAACTGGTTTTCATTCAGATACCTTCCACAAAGAACCAGCATAATAAAACTCAGGAGAGTGCTTAACTTGGCCATCGCTGAGCCGGTGCACATCCTCAAATTCAACTCTGTGAAACAAGTGGCCAATTAACACGTCACCAAGAATAGCAAaaaaggaggggaaaaaaactcACACACAAGATTACTTCTTTAGCAAAAGAGAGGACATTAGTTTCCAGAGCATAGGACAACTTACCCAAAACGAAAAGGAGGAAAATGATTTAGAGGTGTTTTCATATCCAATGATATAGAAGAGCTGTTTGTATTCTCCCACTCAATTCCGATTGCACTCTCTTGTGACTCTAGCATCGGGCCAGAAATACCACTAGTACCTGGAACTGCAGTAGAAGTTCCAGATGATCTGCCTTGCAGATCTGTTTCATAGCCCCTCTCTATCTGCTCTGCATGAATATCAGCGGTGTTGCCTCCTCCTTGGCTTAACCCTACCAGAGCTGTCAATCCATCCCCTGACACATCTCCATTATGTTCGGCTCTAGCTTCAGAATCATCATTAGCAAGGGACTGCTGGCCATTTCTGTTGCTCATACCAAAGGGCACACGGGAAAAGACAAAACGAGTAGGAGGCCAAGCAGCTGCAGGTACAAATGTGGTTCCACGTCCAATGCCCGCAAGTCCATCAATATTGCCGATTACAGGCCCACGTACAGGCCTGAAGAGGCCATTTCCTTCACCTTGAGCAGAATCAGCAACATACACACTGCCCATGTTGCCACGTGAATTATTATGATCATGCTCATGCATGTAATAACCAGCTGTAGCAACTCCATGTGAATATCCGAAGTTCTTTCTGCAAGTGCATGCTATATTGGTAAAGCAGCAGATTTTGCATGTGTCAGCACCAATTTCTTGTACCCTTTCCCTTAATAGCATCTGCATGTAAACAATATGGAAAAAAGAATGTAACATCCTTATAAAATAGATAAGCACAGCCTAAAGCTCGGAAGaccgaaaaaaaaatctaatgttGAGTGGGAAAGTGCAAACCCGTCAGGGAAAGGTGGTCTTTTTTGCACCCACCCTGACAGGTCCCACAGAGTCTTTCCTACCAAACCAAAGGTAAAagcgaaaaagaagaagaaagaaccgTCATATGTCAGATGCTTTCGAGGATGATTGTACTAAATGACAAGTAACAAACTAACAAGCTGTAAATTGCTCATGACACTGGTTTACTCATGAATTTTGAAAAGTATGGAATCCTCTCGTCCCATCTTTTTAGAAGAATTCATCATATGATAACAggtaaacaaaaaattattggcAACAGACCTGCAGCCAAAGACCGTCATTCGCAGCTTTGCAAGGAAATCCCAACTCCTCAAGCTGCTTTCTCACATTTAAAAGAGCTTCAAAAGACATGTTGCAGTATAAAAGAGAACCCTCTTCAAATATATTGACAAAAGAATCGTATTCCTCCTGACGAATCCCACAGTTTCCTTTGGCATAGCCTTTCACCTGTCTTTTGCCAACAACCCTGCCACCCCATGAAAGAGGCATGCCACATCTTCCCCAGTCATTCAGCATGCCCCCATCACATGATGGGTCCACTGAAGAGCAACGTCCTGATTGATCGGTTGTATGCCAAGTACTGTTattcaaattgtagaaagaACCTTCTTCAGATGGCCCTTCCATAGCCACCAGATTGGCCCCTAGTCCACTTGTTCCAACGCCAATAGGCATCTCAATGTAAGAACATGAGGTTCTAATTCCACCGGCATTTGAGAGAGTGTTACATAATGACGAAGATTGATCCATGCTGCCCGTGTATATAGGCTGCAAATTTGACTGAGTGTATGAAACTTGTTGGACCTGTTGGTTGGAATCTGAAATACTTGTGGGGAAATCAACCACATAGTCTACAAGCTCAACAATAAGATTTTGTGCAGTGTTATGGCCCTCCATgtcattttttaaacttaagcGTCCTAGTTCGGATTCCAACATCCTACTATTGCAGCTATCCATCAGATTCTTTCCCTTAGCTTTAGGAGAATCAGAAAAAAGGACAATACCGATCTCCGAACTTCCTTGCACAGACTGTTCTATATTGCAAAGAGAACCTTTTGCAAGAAGCGTGTATAATGCCAGTTCAAACCTTTCAATCACAAAAGAAACAGCTCTATTTGACTTTAACAATTCAACTATCAACCAGAAAACAAAGTTTATTGGCCACTAGGCCCCTTACCGCTTTTCTTCACCAGGCACCCACAGTTCATCTGAAGTTAGCAAAGCATGCAGAGTTTGCGCAGAAAGTTTCGGAAGCACCTAATGGTTAGGAAGAATCAACATTTAGATGGCAGAGATGATAGACTGCAGAACGAAAGATTTAAACTTAAGTGCAAAACCAATAGATCTTTAGAAACAGCTACTTATGCATGGAAccaaaaatacaattaaaaaacaaaattttgcactctataaaacaataaaatttagCATGGTATAAACTATGACTTCTGTGAAGGGGACTACGAAATGAAACCAATCAAAATAAAGAACACGTCCCACAGTTCAAcaattgtttatttgttttgaatGGAACTAATAAATGAAATTATTGGGCACTGTGGGGATGCCACCGGATTAAAGGTGCAGCTTGTCTGCAATCAGTGGTATCAGCTcatttacaatttcaaatataaaaaacaaGTTACAACCTAATTGAATTCCATCACGATTTCATATCACATGAAAAAGGATTTCCTAGGGGTTTTTCTTCCAACTctgaaagaaattttatttaaaatctaATGTCAAGTAGATGCATTAATATCAGATTCATTTCGAAGTTTCT of Tripterygium wilfordii isolate XIE 37 chromosome 13, ASM1340144v1, whole genome shotgun sequence contains these proteins:
- the LOC120013181 gene encoding uncharacterized protein LOC120013181, with the protein product MEPQYPSPKPRLYGPQQMKTAIPPSQHSDNDRSSSDLRALDCNLTSLCEHIQMEGFNSGSFSDIVVHAMGSTYHLHRLILSRSSYFRNMLHGPWKEASAQVVTLNVDDKNVNGDAIAIALAYLYGHHPKLNDNNAFRVLAAASFLDLQDLCAICTDFIISELWTSNFLAYQVFAESQDYGIHGERVRNACWGYLCQSGARELKEVLPKLSAQTLHALLTSDELWVPGEEKRFELALYTLLAKGSLCNIEQSVQGSSEIGIVLFSDSPKAKGKNLMDSCNSRMLESELGRLSLKNDMEGHNTAQNLIVELVDYVVDFPTSISDSNQQVQQVSYTQSNLQPIYTGSMDQSSSLCNTLSNAGGIRTSCSYIEMPIGVGTSGLGANLVAMEGPSEEGSFYNLNNSTWHTTDQSGRCSSVDPSCDGGMLNDWGRCGMPLSWGGRVVGKRQVKGYAKGNCGIRQEEYDSFVNIFEEGSLLYCNMSFEALLNVRKQLEELGFPCKAANDGLWLQMLLRERVQEIGADTCKICCFTNIACTCRKNFGYSHGVATAGYYMHEHDHNNSRGNMGSVYVADSAQGEGNGLFRPVRGPVIGNIDGLAGIGRGTTFVPAAAWPPTRFVFSRVPFGMSNRNGQQSLANDDSEARAEHNGDVSGDGLTALVGLSQGGGNTADIHAEQIERGYETDLQGRSSGTSTAVPGTSGISGPMLESQESAIGIEWENTNSSSISLDMKTPLNHFPPFRFGVEFEDVHRLSDGQVKHSPEFYYAGSLWKVSVQAFNDEDPQGRRTLGLFLHRRKAELDSLRKVHMFVDSREKVTARYQLICPSKREVMVFGSFKQRGTLLPKAPKGWGWRTALLFDELVDLLQNGALRVAAVVQLV